gacatggttcttaagaaaaatatcaaattcggtgaaaaaaatcgttttttcactaattttctccaattttgccaataactcgaaaacagtaggctgtggaattttgacgtcttcgagagagttgtttattttatcaaaatgaacaactttgccgaacatgccaagtctctagaacgtcaaagTGAAAAGTTAGAtggtggcgccacctatgcggacgatttacgaactatccgtttatgtcagtagatggtcctcgttgttacaaaaaactttgccgaagacaccaaataccggaaacgcttcgttaccgagttattaattttgtcccgtcagattgcgtccctggcccatagtgcatggGAAAGAGCAAATTAAGATTCAGGATATCGAATAGAACTTAAGGAATAGCCTAATTGCTTTctgcaaatatttttcaatacattcttctaatgatttctcctgaaatccttccaggagttccttcagcaattgcaCCGTGATTTTATCAAGACACTCCTACAGGAGTTTTTTCTTtgattcttccaagaactcatccacaatttcttctggaattcttccagagattcctttaggaatttctccaagaattcctctaaggctatctcgaggattttttcaatgtttggttagcagtttttccagaaatttctcattagatttctctaggaatttcttcaagaagacCTCCAGGTATTTttatagggattcctccagagattccacaaggattttttccagatattacTGGAGGAAACCATTAaagaattcttacagaattatttttattaattcatATAGatggagattcctccaagaatccctatagatttcatcagaagtttcgtCAAAGGAATGCTTACTGGAATCATTAAGATTCAGAAAATCGAATAGAACTTAAAGAATTCCTCAATTGATTTCTCCAAGTATTGTTCAAGGAATTCTTCataggatttctccaggaattccttcagcaatttcacCGTGATTTTATCAATACACTCctctaggagtttttttttattttcaaggattcctccaggaactcatCCAATTTCTCAGGAGTTTCATAaaagattgctccaggaatttctccagaaattacacTAGGGatatctttggaatttcttcaaagattggttatcagtttctctaggaatttctctataAATCTCCTCTAGAAGTTTCATCAATGAGTCCTCCAGATatctctccagaaatatttcaagcaattcctccagagattccacaaGGAAATCCGTCTAAGAATTCTTTTACGAATTTCGTCATTAATTCATATAAATAaagattgctccaggaaattctaTAAATTTGCTGAGAAGTTTCTTAAAGGTATgcctcctgggattcctccatgaattcttccaaggatatcATTAACATTCAGAATATCGAACTTAAGGAAATCCTCAATTGATTTCTCGATTgactcctccaggatttttttttttgaaggattcctccaagaactcatCCACACTTTCTgctgaaattccttcaaaagtgttaccgaagatttcttcaagaatttctccaggagtccCATAaaagattcatccaggaatttcagCAGAAATTCCCCTAGGGATATCTCCAGTAATGTCTTCAAGGTTAGTTAGCagcttctccaggaatttctccttagattcctctagaaatttcttcaaggattgctaCTTTCTCACCtggaattgctgaaaaaatcccttagagaattcttacaggagtttCTACATTAATACATTCTACATTGTAGAtatagattcctccaggaaattttatagattttttcagaagttttttCAAACCTCCTGGGATTTCCCAATTAAGATTCAGAATATCGAATGGAACTtatcaagaaattcctcaacTGGTTTCTATAagtatttttcaaggaattcttcaaatgatttctccaaaaatttcttcagcattttcACCGGAATCGTATCAAGACACTCTGTCAggagttttttttcgtttttcaaggattcctccaagaatctatccacaatttcttctgaaatttcttcaggagttctataaaagattccttaaggaattttccGGTAATTCCCACAGGGATATCTTCAAGAATCTCTTCAAACATTAGTTagcagtttcttcaggaatttctacatagattcctttagaaatttctgcaagaagtcctccagggatttctccaaaaatgtctctagatgttccttcagatattccagctggaatttttccagagattgctggagaaatccttcatagaattcttacaggaaattCTTCATTAATTCCTATGGATAGAGATATCTCCAGGGAACCTTATagatttcttcaaaagcttcttccagggatgcctcctgggatttctccaCGAATTGCTCCAAGGATATCATTATGATTCAGAATATCGAGTAGAActtatttaggaattccttaatTGCTTTCTCCAagtatttttcaaggaattcttcaaagaatatctCCTGGaaccctccaggaattccttcatcaATTTAACCATGATTTTTCCAAgacattcctccaggagtttttaaGACTCCTCCAAGAACACACCAAcattttcttctggaatttctccaaagatttcttcaggagtgtcatcaaagattccttctggaatttctacaggaatgcttttaggaatatctccaggaatttcttcaaagattggtcctctagaagtttcttcaagaagTCGTTCAggtttttctccagaaatttctcaagggattcctcctgagattccaccaggattttCTTTCCAGAAATTGGTGGAGAAGtcttttaaagaattcttcaatgatttttttcaaaaattcctatagagattcctcctgaaaatcctatagatttcttcaaaagtttcttcaagggatgcctcctgggatttctacatcaatttctccaaggatatcGTTAAGATTTTTGATATTGAATAGAACTTTAGGAACACTCCATGAATTCCTTGAGCAATTTCACTGTGATTTTAACAAGACACTTCTCCaaaagattttctcaagaatttctctaagaattcatccacaaattcttctggaatttctccagagattccttctgaagtttcatcaagaattccttaaggaattactACAGGAACTCCTTTAGGGATATCTCCAGGATagcagttcctctagaaattcctctaggggggtgagacatttcgcataaaggtGTTTCGCAtgcggacgtttggcataatgaacatttggcataattagaATTATATGAAATCTTTGAAATGCTACCCAGGGATGGGGTCCGACTCAAATCTCTTTCGGTGCTACACGGGCTGCTGCGAAATAGCACCCTAAATTAGAAGGAGACGTGCAcgagtatttttttctgtgctgCACCCTGGCAGTGCTGACTCGCAATGTGCTTTGGGCTGCGTGGTATCGGGTTGTCTCATTTCCACTCGTTGCATTTCGTATACGCGTAAAAAATTCCACTTGAATTCATTTCATTAATAGATatgtaaatatatatatatatatatatatatatatatatatatatatatatatatatatatatatatatatatatatatatatatatatatatatatatatatatatatatatatatatatatatatatatatatatatatatatatatatatatatatatatatatatatatatatatatatatatatatatatatatatatatatatatatatatatatatatatatatatatatatatatatatatatatatatatatgtgacTCAAAACTCTTAAACACGATGCACATTATTCATCACCGCCTTATGTTTCTGACTTTACCAAATATATTAAGATCCacaactaaagtttttgaaaagcaCTTATTAAGCTTGTCCGCTTTgttgttgaaaattttcctagagtgatttttttttttgctttcccGAAATAGATTGAAGGAGTAGAGATTGTGTTTTGCTTCGTCTCGCACAAAACCGAATTGCCTCCTGCACCTTGCTTTGAGTTCACTCGCAAATAATGGGAGACGCACAATACATTTCTGAGCGACTTGCAGATTCTTGACACAGCACTGTGTTTTCAGACATTCCCTGATGCTACCTATTCTTGTATAAAACTGGTtaatgcgaaacgtctttatgcgaaatagGTCACCCCCTTGGTTTAGTagtttcttctgggattccaccacatttttattttcttgaaattgctggagaaaactaacaggattttttttttcataaattcctataggttcttccaggaattatattacataatttcaacattttttttttcaagggatgCCTTTTGAGATTTCTCAAAGATATACTTCTCAAAGAATAActcaatttctcaaagaataacTTTCTCAAAgaagatttctcaaagaataacTTCAACAATTCCTACagtaatttctttagaaatttctacaaacTCATTAACGCCTAATGATCTACTTTTAATCAGTTGAATACACaaagacaaaatggatgaatgatatcttcggaaaagttgtgaAAGAGCAGTCTGATGACAGAATTTTCAAATTCAGATTTCCACTagataaaatatttcaattttttagcTGTTTTGTCAGCAGCTCTTGTCGGCATCACCACGCTAGTGGGGTTCCAAGGATTGTAGTGTGGATCGCAGGATTTCAGTGTGAACTCTGGGATTGTAATAAGGATCGCAGAATGTCAGTGtcgatcctgggattccagtgtggattcagaATTCAGCCTGTTCTGACTTTAAAGACTTATAAGATTGATGTTTCTTGGCCGTCTTACCATCGTTAAGATTTAGAATATCGAATAGAACTTAAAGAATACCTCAATTGATTTCTCCAAACGTTTTCAAAGAATACTTTTAAGGTTTTCTCctacaatttctccagaaattccttcagctaTTTCAAAGGGATTTTATCAAGATACTTTCCAGaagttttttcaaggatttctccaagaactcatccagaatttctccagagattctacagactcctccagagattctacaaagattattttccagaaaaaaaatcttacagtATATTCTTCATTAATTCCTATAGATAGAGATCCCTCCAGAAAATCataaagattccttcagaagatTCTCTAAGGGAAGCCTCCTGGAATTCCTGCAAGGATATCATTACGATTCAAATATCGAATAGagctttaggaattcctcgactgatttcttcaaatatttttcaaggaatactTCAAAggatttccactggaattcctccagcaactTCACCGTGATTATATAAAGACACACCTCCAGGAGTTTTCTTAACGATTCCTACAAGAACTGATAcacaatttcttctggaatttctccagagattccttcagaagtttcatcaaagcaatttcttcgaaaattggttagcagtttctccaggaaattcgctataagttcctctaggagtttcttCTTGGatgcttccaaggatttctccagaaatttctttggagatttctccggagattccaccagattttttcccagaaaatgctggaaaaaaatcctaaaatattgcttacaagaattttttttcaataattcctatagagattcctcCACGAAATGCTATAAATTTTGTTCAGATGTttcttcaaaggattcctcctgggatttctctatgaattcctccaaggatatcATTAAGATCCAGTATATCCAATAGAActtgaggaatttctcaattgatttcgtccagtaattttcaaggatttcttctgaaattcctccagaaatcccttTTATAATGTCACCGCAATTTTATCAGGacactcctccaggaattttttaaaagatttctgcaagaattcatTCACATGTTTTATGGAATTCTTCCATagattcctttagaatttctagagatatctcctggattttttttcatagattggtccaggaatttctcgatAGATTCGTCTGGAAGTAAAAGAATTCTAAGATGAATTAAAAGATGAATtagttctttagaaattcttcatcAATTCCTATAGACAGAGATTCATCCTGGAACTCCTatagatttcttcagaagtttctctaaggAAAGCTTCCTGCGATTTCTCCATGATTCCCTCAAAAAAAGATTAATTGATTCCCCAagtatttttcaaggaattcatcaaaggatttcttctgaaataattcgtagttgctactccgtgatccgcggcgctttttcaattCACTACTCCACCgaagcgcgacatgtttgatcctgccctcacaAAGAGTTCTTCAAGCGtttgctagaataagggcgtaagtcgcatcatcgatttctcttcatcgatacTCTCTTCCgttaataaaggtgacaagacacAAGTTTGTCACCATTTTTTGATTTCAGGACGCAAGGTTGCATCGTTGCCTAGcgttctgaagtgaaaaaatgctaacaaacccgcatcttgtcacctttattgacagaagagaggatcgatgaagacttacgcccttattctagcacacgcttgtctttaggaattcctctgaaCATTCCTATGGGAATattcttggaaatttttcaagagatttctttaaagattgGTTTAAGGATTTCCTTAGCAGTTTTTCCAAcggttcctccagagattcattcaggagtttcttccaagaatttctctatagttttctctaggaattccccGAGTGAATACTCCATAGATTCCGCGactaattcctctagaaattgcaGTGAAAATCCTTTTACGAATTGGTGcagtaatttctcaagaaattcctaaaggtatttcttcacaaattcctccagatttctccagagattcgtttAGAAGTAGTTCATAAGGCATTCTTCCAGGGAAAATACCCAGtatttttttctagggattccaccagaccAGATTCCGCGACTGATTCCTCTccaaatttcaggaaaaaatccCTTTAACAATTATTGCagtaatttatccagaaatgtctattgattcctccaggaatatctgcagatttgtccagggattcctccagagatcgctccaggagtttcttccagttgattttctagggattccacgagtaattcttccagagattccgcGTCGAAGTAaaaggatttcttcatgaatttcaagGATATCTTCCGGGATTTCTTCAAAGACTTCTTCAGACATTCCCACAGAAATTTTTCCATCATAAACGTGGAAGTTTTCTAGAAaaaccttcagagattctttaaAGAATTCCTCGTAGAATTTAATAGTATTATTTaataattccttcagtaatttctcTTTCCATTTCTCCATTCCATTCCTCAAAGGATTCTACGAGGTATTCCTGTTAGAATAATCCTTGAAACCTTTGGAGAAaaccctagagaaatttctgattcctggaaaatccttggctaatctttggaggaaacccTGAAAGAAGTCCTGGTGATAGCCCTGGTGGAACCTTAAGAGGAATCAATCCCGTAGAGTCCGGGAGTCCCGTGAGAGTGGTTAATTCATACATTTGATAGAgccatatcatgcgacacatcaaactttttgaattttcgTAGAGAATTCGTCAGAGATGGCTTTGGTTATATGAAATAATATTTGCCACCTAGTGGTGCCACAATATTGTCCGGTGGTCAAATCAAAGAATgatctccgaatatggttcctATCTATACTCTTTTGCCACACCCATTTTTTCCGTTGAATTTCGCATAATTTTACTAAGATTTGCATGGCTGAAATGTTTAGCAAAAATTTGCTGAATTTTTCAACCACAGAAAACTATAGCGAGTATCGAACTGTAGGATCCGTCTCTCAAATTTAAAGCAAGACATTGAATATCCCATATGCACATTTCTATACTAAGATGCTTTAACATAGTTGTTGAACACATAAGTACACACTTTAGCAAATAATTGACTAGAATAGATATTGAAATCTGTAATCATATAAACAGCATTCAGAATTTAAGGCAGTAAATAGCACTTGTCGCCGAAGTATAACTCAAATAGAGATTAATgttaattatcatttatttagGTACTATTGAAAAGTAAAATAATTGCTCTTCACCGAAAGCAATTTCGGTGGGACAGTCGTGTGAGTTTCCGATTGCTTCGCGTGTAACAAAATTAAAACTTCTTCCATGGATTTAATTAAACCGTCCTAAATGAGAATATTATGACTGAACAAATTGCTACAATATAATTGCAACAATGCGTAGCAATCACTGTCGTTTCGCTTTTCCTCTTttcaaaatagcattttttggGGTCATTCGTCCAATTGGATCTTATCATTGACAGCTTTTCAATGATTAACTTGAACCTCGTAACATACCGCGTACATCTAAGTCTTTTGTTTCCCTAAAACGTTTCTCGACAGTTCCGtctcgtatttttttttctcaagcgTATCTTATTCGATTTGTTCAGCGGCTTCTGCTCTTCTTCGTATTGTTAATATTTAAACTACTAATTACCCTACTGGTTAGAGTGAGAATGCGTTGTCTTTGACTTGGCAGGCGTAATGCTTTCGATACGCTGTTAaacaattttgctaaaattCGAGCGCATAAAACAGCCCTTAAAATGAACTCTCGATCGGTTCTCGATCTATCTACATACGAAACTTAAAATACCCTATTCAACTAAGGTAGATCTTTTAGACATACCTACAAAACTGAAAGGCACCACTCATACCTTTCGATGGTGTTTGGGTGTGCGGCTGGGCTTCGGAACGGTTCCGGTGTCCTTGCGTTTCGGCGATTCGTCCGCGGTCACTTTCTCCGCATCATCCCGATCGTGACCATTGATCACCAGCACCGTTTTGAATACTATCGCTACTGGTGTTCGTGCCGGTACTGTTACCACTATCTTCTATACTCACATTTCCGCTTTCATCAGTCCTCTTCTGATTGGTGTCATCCAATTGCTTCTTCTGTGACGATCGCTTCGCGCGTGTCGTTTTCTTGTGATCGTTTGAATCACTCGTACCGTTCAACGCTCCGATCAACGACAGGAACAGTTCGCTCTCGTCGTTGCTTCCGTCGATCGAATGTTGTTCTCGAACGTCCTTAGCCAGTACTCCACTGCCAACAGCTTCCGATAGCTGTCGTCGTCGTACAGGAAGTGGCTCTCCAGTATCACAAAGGCGTGCTTGATCATCGATCGGGTTAGATCGATCGTTCGGTGCACCTGCCGCATGTCCACCCCGAGAAACCTGAAAAAATGAATACTGTGGAGAACGATCAATAGCTTCGCTTGGGCTTGTGATATTGGACCGACGGGACATACTTGGCCGGGAGCATGTACTTGACGACCCGGCGCACGATCAGCTCATACTCGTTTGCCACCAAGACGCTCATTTCCGGGAACAGCGTGTCGATGATGGCTTTGCAGCGTTTCTCCAGGATGAACACTCCGTCGATGGAGTCCCGGATTACTGTATGGGGAGAGAAGAAGGGGAAAAATGTCGCAAACGATTTGGATGCAGAATCTAGTGGAGGAAATGAAGACGCAATGGATTTTACTCATTTGATTCAAAAGCattaaaacgagctcaccacttaattttacaccaactttctaagttattgtctgtttcattgacaacgaaacgcgccgccaactttcaaACAGACCGAAAAAATCGTCGCCAACAAACAAATCAAAGGCGGTGATTTGCCGttatgttggtaagactggCAAAACGTGTAATTCGCAGCGGCTTGTTTGGCTGTCGACGATTACAAATcataaggtgcaaaatttacaatatagtACACAACATTAAAATTCCTATAACACTTACCTTCATCCGCAAAACACGACAGCTGCTCCTTGAGATTGTTGTACAGCGGGATGTTGGTCGCGTCGACAAACACCATTCAGCCAGATCCGCTCGAAGAACATTGAGCAACTCCACTTTGCGCTTGCCGGAAGCGGTGGCCGTCTGTAGGCCCCCAGCCGTTCGGCCCAAGCATCGACAGTGGGAATCAACTGCGGCAAATGGTTCCGCGACAGGCTGGACTCGATGCTCTGCAACTGGTGGATCAGGAGTTCCATTTCCGCGCGTTTGTTCCCGCACCTGGAGACACTGCGGAACAGGTGTGCGGTGCCGTCGCCGTTGAACATGCAGTCCTCACATTTGACGCGTTGGTAACGAGTCTGAGGGGGATAGAAGAATGTTACGTTTGTTAAAGATCGCTTTAAGGGGGAGATTAGTACGAACCCAATGGTCTTCAATTTGGCCACATTCGTAGCAATCACAGTTGATGTAGATCTTCCGCAGATATTCACGGCGCTTCTCCCCGGGAGCGTTTTTGTAGTACGGACCGTGGTTGATCGTGAGTTCTTCGCCTTCGCTGATGTTGCGACGGGCCCGAGCCACAAACAGCCCGTTGGAGATCATGCTGAGGGGatgcaaaacttttaaagtacCATTCAAAGGTGTAAACG
This Aedes aegypti strain LVP_AGWG unplaced genomic scaffold, AaegL5.0 Primary Assembly AGWG_AaegL5_hic_scaff_1287_PBJ_arrow, whole genome shotgun sequence DNA region includes the following protein-coding sequences:
- the LOC110680393 gene encoding uncharacterized protein LOC110680393, with translation MVFVDATNIPLYNNLKEQLSCFADEVIRDSIDGVFILEKRCKAIIDTLFPEMSVLVANEYELIVRRVVKYMLPAKFLGVDMRQVHRTIDLTRSMIKHAFVILESHFLYDDDSYRKLLAVEYWLRTFENNIRSTEATTRANCSCR
- the LOC110680392 gene encoding uncharacterized protein LOC110680392, whose protein sequence is MISNGLFVARARRNISEGEELTINHGPYYKNAPGEKRREYLRKIYINCDCYECGQIEDHWTRYQRVKCEDCMFNGDGTAHLFRSVSRCGNKRAEMELLIHQLQSIESSLSRNHLPQLIPTVDAWAERGSG